A window from Neodiprion fabricii isolate iyNeoFabr1 chromosome 2, iyNeoFabr1.1, whole genome shotgun sequence encodes these proteins:
- the LOC124176472 gene encoding maltase 2-like isoform X5 has product MCSLRVIFFFVAVTASIEATSFNVTQATLWWQTTTLYQIWPRSFKDSDGDGIGDLNGIASKLTHLVDMGVEVIWLSPFFASPLIDSGYDISDYLSVNPVYGTLDDFDDLIATANELGLKVVLDYVPNHTSDEHAWFNYSKYSVDPYTDYYIWNEGIEVNGTRNPPNNWLSVFNSGSAWEWVDERQAYYLHQFHVKQPDLNFTNELVIEETKEILTFWLDRGIYGFRIDSLPYLIEAASLADEPESGLDGYESTDYYYLEHIYTKDLQENYEIVQIWRDHIDNYTSVKGDGVERVMFTEAYANISSIMEYYDYGSHIPFNFFMIKDENGVNNAVLDTASEVVDIIVKWMENLPDNATANWVFGNHDNSRIATKLGEARVDAVNLLLFLLPGVATIYNGDEIGMTDTYLTWEETEDPQACSTDESRYESFSRDPERTPYQWDNTTSAGFSTNATTMLPVNSNYLTLNLAAQKAADISNYKNVQALIQLRNSTIIQAGNLNVQVISESVIAFTRELSDYQPIVVLVNWDNATAVTLSLEVFDSLPETLEVLIADINSGIAVGDQYAKTSIELPANAAIVLQGVEDTVSGSRTIRSSTTRRDFRMHRR; this is encoded by the exons ATGTGTTCTCTGAGGgtgattttcttcttcgtcgctGTAACGGCGTCAATCGAGGCTACCAGCTTCAACGTAACACAAGCAACGCTGTGGTGGCAGACAACGACTCTTTACCAAATTTGGCCACGTTCTTTCAAAGACAGTGACGGTGATGGAATCGGTGATTTGAATG GTATCGCTAGCAAATTGACTCACTTGGTTGACATGGGGGTCGAAGTTATCTGGCTGTCACCTTTCTTCGCGAGTCCCTTAATCGACAGCGGCTACGATATTTCCGATTACCTTAGCGTAAATCCAGTCTACGGTACCCTGGACGATTTCGACGACCTCATCGCCACGGCAAATGAACTTGGTCTTAAAGTAGTTTTGGATTACGTACCCAATCATACAAGCGACGAACACGCATGGTTCAACTATTCCAAGTACAGCGTCGATCCTTACACCGATTACTACATTTGGAACGAAGGAATCGAGGTAAACGGCACTCGGAACCCGCCGAATAATTGGCTCAGCGTTTTCAACAGCGGAAGCGCATGGGAATGGGTGGACGAGCGTCAGGCCTACTATCTTCATCAATTTCACGTCAAGCAGCCCGATCTTAACTTCACGAACGAGCTGGTGATAGAGGAAACCAAG GAGATTCTAACCTTCTGGCTAGATCGTGGTATATACGGTTTCCGTATCGACTCCTTGCCCTACCTGATAGAAGCTGCTTCACTGGCAGACGAGCCGGAATCTGGTTTGGACGGCTACGAGTCAACTGATTACTACTATCTCGAGCACATATACACGAAGGATTTGCAAGAGAATTACGAAATAGTACAAATATGGAGGGATCACATAGACAATTATACGTCTGTGAAAGGGGACGGTGTTGAGAGAGTGATGTTCACCGAAGCATACGCAAATATTTCAAGCATAATGGAATACTACGATTACGGATCGCACATACCGTTCAACTTTTTCATGATCAAAGACGAGAATGGCGTGAATAACGCCGTTTTAGACACAGCTAGTGAAGTAGTGGACATAATTGTCAAATGGATGGAGAACTTGCCGGATAACGCAACGGCAAATTGGGTG TTTGGAAACCACGACAACAGTCGGATCGCAACGAAGCTCGGCGAGGCCCGCGTGGATGCTGTTAATTTACTGCTCTTTCTGCTCCCCGGTGTTGCGACCATTTATAACGGGGACGAAATCGGTATGACCGATACCTATCTTACATGGGAAGAAACCGAGGATCCTCAGGCGTGCAGCACCGACGAAAGTCGTTACGAATCGTTCTCAAGAGATCCCGAACGCACTCCTTATCAGTGGGACAACACAACTTCCGCCG GTTTTTCAACAAATGCTACTACCATGCTGCCGGTGAACTCGAACTATTTAACATTGAATCTCGCGGCTCAAAAGGCAGCCGATATCAGTAATTACAAGAATGTACAAGCACTTATTCAGTTGCGAAACAGTACGATAATTCAGGCTGGAAATTTGAACGTTCAAGTTATCAGCGAAAGTGTAATAGCCTTCACAAGAGAGCTTTCCGACTATCAGCCGATCGTTGTTTTGGTCAATTGGGACAACGCAACTGCGGTAACGCTTAGCCTGGAAGTGTTTGATAGCCTTCCTGAAACTTTGGAAGTTTTGATCGCTGACATTAATTCTGGCATTGCCGTTGG AGATCAATATGCCAAAACCAGCATTGAACTACCTGCCAACGCTGCAATTGTCCTGCAGGGTGTTGAGGATACCGTTTCCGGGTCACGGACCATCCGATCGTCGACTACTCG GCGGGACTTTCGAATGCATCGacgctaa
- the LOC124176472 gene encoding maltase 2-like isoform X4 has protein sequence MCSLRVIFFFVAVTASIEATSFNVTQATLWWQTTTLYQIWPRSFKDSDGDGIGDLNGIASKLTHLVDMGVEVIWLSPFFASPLIDSGYDISDYLSVNPVYGTLDDFDDLIATANELGLKVVLDYVPNHTSDEHAWFNYSKYSVDPYTDYYIWNEGIEVNGTRNPPNNWLSVFNSGSAWEWVDERQAYYLHQFHVKQPDLNFTNELVIEETKEILTFWLDRGIYGFRIDSLPYLIEAASLADEPESGLDGYESTDYYYLEHIYTKDLQENYEIVQIWRDHIDNYTSVKGDGVERVMFTEAYANISSIMEYYDYGSHIPFNFFMIKDENGVNNAVLDTASEVVDIIVKWMENLPDNATANWVFGNHDNSRIATKLGEARVDAVNLLLFLLPGVATIYNGDEIGMTDTYLTWEETEDPQACSTDESRYESFSRDPERTPYQWDNTTSAGFSTNATTMLPVNSNYLTLNLAAQKAADISNYKNVQALIQLRNSTIIQAGNLNVQVISESVIAFTRELSDYQPIVVLVNWDNATAVTLSLEVFDSLPETLEVLIADINSGIAVGDQYAKTSIELPANAAIVLQGVEDTVSGSRTIRSSTTRWSVRVPIKCA, from the exons ATGTGTTCTCTGAGGgtgattttcttcttcgtcgctGTAACGGCGTCAATCGAGGCTACCAGCTTCAACGTAACACAAGCAACGCTGTGGTGGCAGACAACGACTCTTTACCAAATTTGGCCACGTTCTTTCAAAGACAGTGACGGTGATGGAATCGGTGATTTGAATG GTATCGCTAGCAAATTGACTCACTTGGTTGACATGGGGGTCGAAGTTATCTGGCTGTCACCTTTCTTCGCGAGTCCCTTAATCGACAGCGGCTACGATATTTCCGATTACCTTAGCGTAAATCCAGTCTACGGTACCCTGGACGATTTCGACGACCTCATCGCCACGGCAAATGAACTTGGTCTTAAAGTAGTTTTGGATTACGTACCCAATCATACAAGCGACGAACACGCATGGTTCAACTATTCCAAGTACAGCGTCGATCCTTACACCGATTACTACATTTGGAACGAAGGAATCGAGGTAAACGGCACTCGGAACCCGCCGAATAATTGGCTCAGCGTTTTCAACAGCGGAAGCGCATGGGAATGGGTGGACGAGCGTCAGGCCTACTATCTTCATCAATTTCACGTCAAGCAGCCCGATCTTAACTTCACGAACGAGCTGGTGATAGAGGAAACCAAG GAGATTCTAACCTTCTGGCTAGATCGTGGTATATACGGTTTCCGTATCGACTCCTTGCCCTACCTGATAGAAGCTGCTTCACTGGCAGACGAGCCGGAATCTGGTTTGGACGGCTACGAGTCAACTGATTACTACTATCTCGAGCACATATACACGAAGGATTTGCAAGAGAATTACGAAATAGTACAAATATGGAGGGATCACATAGACAATTATACGTCTGTGAAAGGGGACGGTGTTGAGAGAGTGATGTTCACCGAAGCATACGCAAATATTTCAAGCATAATGGAATACTACGATTACGGATCGCACATACCGTTCAACTTTTTCATGATCAAAGACGAGAATGGCGTGAATAACGCCGTTTTAGACACAGCTAGTGAAGTAGTGGACATAATTGTCAAATGGATGGAGAACTTGCCGGATAACGCAACGGCAAATTGGGTG TTTGGAAACCACGACAACAGTCGGATCGCAACGAAGCTCGGCGAGGCCCGCGTGGATGCTGTTAATTTACTGCTCTTTCTGCTCCCCGGTGTTGCGACCATTTATAACGGGGACGAAATCGGTATGACCGATACCTATCTTACATGGGAAGAAACCGAGGATCCTCAGGCGTGCAGCACCGACGAAAGTCGTTACGAATCGTTCTCAAGAGATCCCGAACGCACTCCTTATCAGTGGGACAACACAACTTCCGCCG GTTTTTCAACAAATGCTACTACCATGCTGCCGGTGAACTCGAACTATTTAACATTGAATCTCGCGGCTCAAAAGGCAGCCGATATCAGTAATTACAAGAATGTACAAGCACTTATTCAGTTGCGAAACAGTACGATAATTCAGGCTGGAAATTTGAACGTTCAAGTTATCAGCGAAAGTGTAATAGCCTTCACAAGAGAGCTTTCCGACTATCAGCCGATCGTTGTTTTGGTCAATTGGGACAACGCAACTGCGGTAACGCTTAGCCTGGAAGTGTTTGATAGCCTTCCTGAAACTTTGGAAGTTTTGATCGCTGACATTAATTCTGGCATTGCCGTTGG AGATCAATATGCCAAAACCAGCATTGAACTACCTGCCAACGCTGCAATTGTCCTGCAGGGTGTTGAGGATACCGTTTCCGGGTCACGGACCATCCGATCGTCGACTACTCG TTGGAGTGTCCGAGTGCCAATCAAGTGCGCATGA
- the LOC124176472 gene encoding maltase 2-like isoform X1 yields MCSLRVIFFFVAVTASIEATSFNVTQATLWWQTTTLYQIWPRSFKDSDGDGIGDLNGIASKLTHLVDMGVEVIWLSPFFASPLIDSGYDISDYLSVNPVYGTLDDFDDLIATANELGLKVVLDYVPNHTSDEHAWFNYSKYSVDPYTDYYIWNEGIEVNGTRNPPNNWLSVFNSGSAWEWVDERQAYYLHQFHVKQPDLNFTNELVIEETKEILTFWLDRGIYGFRIDSLPYLIEAASLADEPESGLDGYESTDYYYLEHIYTKDLQENYEIVQIWRDHIDNYTSVKGDGVERVMFTEAYANISSIMEYYDYGSHIPFNFFMIKDENGVNNAVLDTASEVVDIIVKWMENLPDNATANWVFGNHDNSRIATKLGEARVDAVNLLLFLLPGVATIYNGDEIGMTDTYLTWEETEDPQACSTDESRYESFSRDPERTPYQWDNTTSAGFSTNATTMLPVNSNYLTLNLAAQKAADISNYKNVQALIQLRNSTIIQAGNLNVQVISESVIAFTRELSDYQPIVVLVNWDNATAVTLSLEVFDSLPETLEVLIADINSGIAVGDQYAKTSIELPANAAIVLQGVEDTVSGSRTIRSSTTRYILGLICLLSLTYNHSPMLFT; encoded by the exons ATGTGTTCTCTGAGGgtgattttcttcttcgtcgctGTAACGGCGTCAATCGAGGCTACCAGCTTCAACGTAACACAAGCAACGCTGTGGTGGCAGACAACGACTCTTTACCAAATTTGGCCACGTTCTTTCAAAGACAGTGACGGTGATGGAATCGGTGATTTGAATG GTATCGCTAGCAAATTGACTCACTTGGTTGACATGGGGGTCGAAGTTATCTGGCTGTCACCTTTCTTCGCGAGTCCCTTAATCGACAGCGGCTACGATATTTCCGATTACCTTAGCGTAAATCCAGTCTACGGTACCCTGGACGATTTCGACGACCTCATCGCCACGGCAAATGAACTTGGTCTTAAAGTAGTTTTGGATTACGTACCCAATCATACAAGCGACGAACACGCATGGTTCAACTATTCCAAGTACAGCGTCGATCCTTACACCGATTACTACATTTGGAACGAAGGAATCGAGGTAAACGGCACTCGGAACCCGCCGAATAATTGGCTCAGCGTTTTCAACAGCGGAAGCGCATGGGAATGGGTGGACGAGCGTCAGGCCTACTATCTTCATCAATTTCACGTCAAGCAGCCCGATCTTAACTTCACGAACGAGCTGGTGATAGAGGAAACCAAG GAGATTCTAACCTTCTGGCTAGATCGTGGTATATACGGTTTCCGTATCGACTCCTTGCCCTACCTGATAGAAGCTGCTTCACTGGCAGACGAGCCGGAATCTGGTTTGGACGGCTACGAGTCAACTGATTACTACTATCTCGAGCACATATACACGAAGGATTTGCAAGAGAATTACGAAATAGTACAAATATGGAGGGATCACATAGACAATTATACGTCTGTGAAAGGGGACGGTGTTGAGAGAGTGATGTTCACCGAAGCATACGCAAATATTTCAAGCATAATGGAATACTACGATTACGGATCGCACATACCGTTCAACTTTTTCATGATCAAAGACGAGAATGGCGTGAATAACGCCGTTTTAGACACAGCTAGTGAAGTAGTGGACATAATTGTCAAATGGATGGAGAACTTGCCGGATAACGCAACGGCAAATTGGGTG TTTGGAAACCACGACAACAGTCGGATCGCAACGAAGCTCGGCGAGGCCCGCGTGGATGCTGTTAATTTACTGCTCTTTCTGCTCCCCGGTGTTGCGACCATTTATAACGGGGACGAAATCGGTATGACCGATACCTATCTTACATGGGAAGAAACCGAGGATCCTCAGGCGTGCAGCACCGACGAAAGTCGTTACGAATCGTTCTCAAGAGATCCCGAACGCACTCCTTATCAGTGGGACAACACAACTTCCGCCG GTTTTTCAACAAATGCTACTACCATGCTGCCGGTGAACTCGAACTATTTAACATTGAATCTCGCGGCTCAAAAGGCAGCCGATATCAGTAATTACAAGAATGTACAAGCACTTATTCAGTTGCGAAACAGTACGATAATTCAGGCTGGAAATTTGAACGTTCAAGTTATCAGCGAAAGTGTAATAGCCTTCACAAGAGAGCTTTCCGACTATCAGCCGATCGTTGTTTTGGTCAATTGGGACAACGCAACTGCGGTAACGCTTAGCCTGGAAGTGTTTGATAGCCTTCCTGAAACTTTGGAAGTTTTGATCGCTGACATTAATTCTGGCATTGCCGTTGG AGATCAATATGCCAAAACCAGCATTGAACTACCTGCCAACGCTGCAATTGTCCTGCAGGGTGTTGAGGATACCGTTTCCGGGTCACGGACCATCCGATCGTCGACTACTCGGTATATCCTTGGTTTAATTTGTCTTTTATCATTGACCTATAATCACTCGCCTATGTTATTCACGTAA
- the LOC124176472 gene encoding maltase 2-like isoform X2, which produces MCSLRVIFFFVAVTASIEATSFNVTQATLWWQTTTLYQIWPRSFKDSDGDGIGDLNGIASKLTHLVDMGVEVIWLSPFFASPLIDSGYDISDYLSVNPVYGTLDDFDDLIATANELGLKVVLDYVPNHTSDEHAWFNYSKYSVDPYTDYYIWNEGIEVNGTRNPPNNWLSVFNSGSAWEWVDERQAYYLHQFHVKQPDLNFTNELVIEETKEILTFWLDRGIYGFRIDSLPYLIEAASLADEPESGLDGYESTDYYYLEHIYTKDLQENYEIVQIWRDHIDNYTSVKGDGVERVMFTEAYANISSIMEYYDYGSHIPFNFFMIKDENGVNNAVLDTASEVVDIIVKWMENLPDNATANWVFGNHDNSRIATKLGEARVDAVNLLLFLLPGVATIYNGDEIGMTDTYLTWEETEDPQACSTDESRYESFSRDPERTPYQWDNTTSAGFSTNATTMLPVNSNYLTLNLAAQKAADISNYKNVQALIQLRNSTIIQAGNLNVQVISESVIAFTRELSDYQPIVVLVNWDNATAVTLSLEVFDSLPETLEVLIADINSGIAVGDQYAKTSIELPANAAIVLQGVEDTVSGSRTIRSSTTRQVWYLHPVQECRAEMRRRW; this is translated from the exons ATGTGTTCTCTGAGGgtgattttcttcttcgtcgctGTAACGGCGTCAATCGAGGCTACCAGCTTCAACGTAACACAAGCAACGCTGTGGTGGCAGACAACGACTCTTTACCAAATTTGGCCACGTTCTTTCAAAGACAGTGACGGTGATGGAATCGGTGATTTGAATG GTATCGCTAGCAAATTGACTCACTTGGTTGACATGGGGGTCGAAGTTATCTGGCTGTCACCTTTCTTCGCGAGTCCCTTAATCGACAGCGGCTACGATATTTCCGATTACCTTAGCGTAAATCCAGTCTACGGTACCCTGGACGATTTCGACGACCTCATCGCCACGGCAAATGAACTTGGTCTTAAAGTAGTTTTGGATTACGTACCCAATCATACAAGCGACGAACACGCATGGTTCAACTATTCCAAGTACAGCGTCGATCCTTACACCGATTACTACATTTGGAACGAAGGAATCGAGGTAAACGGCACTCGGAACCCGCCGAATAATTGGCTCAGCGTTTTCAACAGCGGAAGCGCATGGGAATGGGTGGACGAGCGTCAGGCCTACTATCTTCATCAATTTCACGTCAAGCAGCCCGATCTTAACTTCACGAACGAGCTGGTGATAGAGGAAACCAAG GAGATTCTAACCTTCTGGCTAGATCGTGGTATATACGGTTTCCGTATCGACTCCTTGCCCTACCTGATAGAAGCTGCTTCACTGGCAGACGAGCCGGAATCTGGTTTGGACGGCTACGAGTCAACTGATTACTACTATCTCGAGCACATATACACGAAGGATTTGCAAGAGAATTACGAAATAGTACAAATATGGAGGGATCACATAGACAATTATACGTCTGTGAAAGGGGACGGTGTTGAGAGAGTGATGTTCACCGAAGCATACGCAAATATTTCAAGCATAATGGAATACTACGATTACGGATCGCACATACCGTTCAACTTTTTCATGATCAAAGACGAGAATGGCGTGAATAACGCCGTTTTAGACACAGCTAGTGAAGTAGTGGACATAATTGTCAAATGGATGGAGAACTTGCCGGATAACGCAACGGCAAATTGGGTG TTTGGAAACCACGACAACAGTCGGATCGCAACGAAGCTCGGCGAGGCCCGCGTGGATGCTGTTAATTTACTGCTCTTTCTGCTCCCCGGTGTTGCGACCATTTATAACGGGGACGAAATCGGTATGACCGATACCTATCTTACATGGGAAGAAACCGAGGATCCTCAGGCGTGCAGCACCGACGAAAGTCGTTACGAATCGTTCTCAAGAGATCCCGAACGCACTCCTTATCAGTGGGACAACACAACTTCCGCCG GTTTTTCAACAAATGCTACTACCATGCTGCCGGTGAACTCGAACTATTTAACATTGAATCTCGCGGCTCAAAAGGCAGCCGATATCAGTAATTACAAGAATGTACAAGCACTTATTCAGTTGCGAAACAGTACGATAATTCAGGCTGGAAATTTGAACGTTCAAGTTATCAGCGAAAGTGTAATAGCCTTCACAAGAGAGCTTTCCGACTATCAGCCGATCGTTGTTTTGGTCAATTGGGACAACGCAACTGCGGTAACGCTTAGCCTGGAAGTGTTTGATAGCCTTCCTGAAACTTTGGAAGTTTTGATCGCTGACATTAATTCTGGCATTGCCGTTGG AGATCAATATGCCAAAACCAGCATTGAACTACCTGCCAACGCTGCAATTGTCCTGCAGGGTGTTGAGGATACCGTTTCCGGGTCACGGACCATCCGATCGTCGACTACTCG
- the LOC124176472 gene encoding maltase 2-like isoform X3: MCSLRVIFFFVAVTASIEATSFNVTQATLWWQTTTLYQIWPRSFKDSDGDGIGDLNGIASKLTHLVDMGVEVIWLSPFFASPLIDSGYDISDYLSVNPVYGTLDDFDDLIATANELGLKVVLDYVPNHTSDEHAWFNYSKYSVDPYTDYYIWNEGIEVNGTRNPPNNWLSVFNSGSAWEWVDERQAYYLHQFHVKQPDLNFTNELVIEETKEILTFWLDRGIYGFRIDSLPYLIEAASLADEPESGLDGYESTDYYYLEHIYTKDLQENYEIVQIWRDHIDNYTSVKGDGVERVMFTEAYANISSIMEYYDYGSHIPFNFFMIKDENGVNNAVLDTASEVVDIIVKWMENLPDNATANWVFGNHDNSRIATKLGEARVDAVNLLLFLLPGVATIYNGDEIGMTDTYLTWEETEDPQACSTDESRYESFSRDPERTPYQWDNTTSAGFSTNATTMLPVNSNYLTLNLAAQKAADISNYKNVQALIQLRNSTIIQAGNLNVQVISESVIAFTRELSDYQPIVVLVNWDNATAVTLSLEVFDSLPETLEVLIADINSGIAVGDQYAKTSIELPANAAIVLQGVEDTVSGSRTIRSSTTRAKRRSPLKTGPPD, translated from the exons ATGTGTTCTCTGAGGgtgattttcttcttcgtcgctGTAACGGCGTCAATCGAGGCTACCAGCTTCAACGTAACACAAGCAACGCTGTGGTGGCAGACAACGACTCTTTACCAAATTTGGCCACGTTCTTTCAAAGACAGTGACGGTGATGGAATCGGTGATTTGAATG GTATCGCTAGCAAATTGACTCACTTGGTTGACATGGGGGTCGAAGTTATCTGGCTGTCACCTTTCTTCGCGAGTCCCTTAATCGACAGCGGCTACGATATTTCCGATTACCTTAGCGTAAATCCAGTCTACGGTACCCTGGACGATTTCGACGACCTCATCGCCACGGCAAATGAACTTGGTCTTAAAGTAGTTTTGGATTACGTACCCAATCATACAAGCGACGAACACGCATGGTTCAACTATTCCAAGTACAGCGTCGATCCTTACACCGATTACTACATTTGGAACGAAGGAATCGAGGTAAACGGCACTCGGAACCCGCCGAATAATTGGCTCAGCGTTTTCAACAGCGGAAGCGCATGGGAATGGGTGGACGAGCGTCAGGCCTACTATCTTCATCAATTTCACGTCAAGCAGCCCGATCTTAACTTCACGAACGAGCTGGTGATAGAGGAAACCAAG GAGATTCTAACCTTCTGGCTAGATCGTGGTATATACGGTTTCCGTATCGACTCCTTGCCCTACCTGATAGAAGCTGCTTCACTGGCAGACGAGCCGGAATCTGGTTTGGACGGCTACGAGTCAACTGATTACTACTATCTCGAGCACATATACACGAAGGATTTGCAAGAGAATTACGAAATAGTACAAATATGGAGGGATCACATAGACAATTATACGTCTGTGAAAGGGGACGGTGTTGAGAGAGTGATGTTCACCGAAGCATACGCAAATATTTCAAGCATAATGGAATACTACGATTACGGATCGCACATACCGTTCAACTTTTTCATGATCAAAGACGAGAATGGCGTGAATAACGCCGTTTTAGACACAGCTAGTGAAGTAGTGGACATAATTGTCAAATGGATGGAGAACTTGCCGGATAACGCAACGGCAAATTGGGTG TTTGGAAACCACGACAACAGTCGGATCGCAACGAAGCTCGGCGAGGCCCGCGTGGATGCTGTTAATTTACTGCTCTTTCTGCTCCCCGGTGTTGCGACCATTTATAACGGGGACGAAATCGGTATGACCGATACCTATCTTACATGGGAAGAAACCGAGGATCCTCAGGCGTGCAGCACCGACGAAAGTCGTTACGAATCGTTCTCAAGAGATCCCGAACGCACTCCTTATCAGTGGGACAACACAACTTCCGCCG GTTTTTCAACAAATGCTACTACCATGCTGCCGGTGAACTCGAACTATTTAACATTGAATCTCGCGGCTCAAAAGGCAGCCGATATCAGTAATTACAAGAATGTACAAGCACTTATTCAGTTGCGAAACAGTACGATAATTCAGGCTGGAAATTTGAACGTTCAAGTTATCAGCGAAAGTGTAATAGCCTTCACAAGAGAGCTTTCCGACTATCAGCCGATCGTTGTTTTGGTCAATTGGGACAACGCAACTGCGGTAACGCTTAGCCTGGAAGTGTTTGATAGCCTTCCTGAAACTTTGGAAGTTTTGATCGCTGACATTAATTCTGGCATTGCCGTTGG AGATCAATATGCCAAAACCAGCATTGAACTACCTGCCAACGCTGCAATTGTCCTGCAGGGTGTTGAGGATACCGTTTCCGGGTCACGGACCATCCGATCGTCGACTACTCG